The Flavobacteriales bacterium DNA segment TTACCCCTGTTATAACCGTTAAGCATTCTAATGGTAATTCTACTGTAATGTTTTTTAAGTTGTTCTCTTGCGCTCCTTCGACCACAATACTTTTACTCCATTTTTTTCGATTTTTTGGGACAGGTATTTCCAGTTTATTCGTTAAATACTTAGCTGTTAAACTTCGATCACCATCAATCAACGCTTTGTGATCTCCTTGAAACACTACTTCTCCACCAAAAGAACCAGCCATAGGTCCCATATCAATAATTTCGTCAGCGGCTTTCATCACTTCTTCTTCATGCTCTACAATAACAACAGTATTGCCTAAAGCTTTTAATGATTTTAACACCTTTAATAGTCTAAGGGTATCACGAGGGTGCAAACCAATACTTGGCTCATCAAGAATATACATTGATCCAACCAAACTACTTCCTAAAGAAGTTGCCAAATTAATACGTTGAGATTCTCCTCCAGAAAGTGTATTCGACATTCTGCTTAACGACAAGTATCCTAATCCCACATCACTTAAAAAAGCTAGTCGAGAATTGATTTCAATAAGAATTTGTTTTGCGATTGTTTGATCATACTCATCCAATTCCAGCCCCTGCATCATTATTTTCGCTTCATCAATACTAGAAGCTGCTATTTCTGTAATTGAATATCCTCCAACTTTTACATAATTAGCATCCTTACGCAAACGAGAACCTTTACAATCAGGACAAGCTGTTTTCCCTCTGTAACGACTCAACATTACACGGTATTGAATTTTATACAATTGAGCTTCAACATCTTTAAAGAATAAATCTAAACCTCCAAAATAATCATTTCCTTTCCATAACAAATCAACTTGTTCAGCAGTTAATTCATTAAAAGGTTTATGAATAGGAAAATCAAAACGATGTGCATTCATCACTAAGGCTTCGTTCCACACTTTCATCTTTTCTCCTCTCCAACAAGCGATTGCACCCTCATAAATCGACAAGCTTTTATCTGGAATTACTAAATCCTTATCAATTCCCAACACATTTCCAAATCCCTCACAAGTAGGACAAGCCCCAATAGGATTATTAAATGTAAAAAAGTTGACAGATGGTTCAGTAAATGTCATTCCATCCAATTCAAACTTATTAGAAAACTTACGTTCAATTACTTTTTCTCCAAAACGAATAATGGTACATTCCCCTTCACCCTCTAAAAATGCTGTTTCTGTTGACTCTGCAATTCTAGCTCTGGCTTCATCGTCTAATTCTCTTTTCATTAAACGATCTATTAGCAATTGTGGCGCTAATGCGACTAATTCTTTTTCCGTTTTATCCAACAACGCATCAATTCTTTCAATTTTTTGCTCAACAATAAGACGCGAAAAACCTTGATCAATTAAAATCTCTAGTTGTTTTAAAAACGGTCTTCCCTTTGGCGGAGCGATTCGACAAGCAATCACATATTTTTCTTTATCCTCAAAAGACGCTATGTATTTGACAACATCAGCAACACGTTCCTTTTTAACTTGCTTACCAGAAACAGGAGAGTACGTTTTTCCAATTCGTGCAAATAACAACTTTAAATAATCGTATATCTCAGTAGAAGTGCCTACAGTAGAACGTGTATTACTACTATTTACTTTTTGCTCAATGGCAATTGCAGGAGCTATTCCCCGGATACCATCTACATCTGGTTTATCTAATTTACCTAAAAACTGTCGAGCATAAGAACTCAAACTCTCTACATACCTACGTTGCCCCTCAGCGTATAATGTATCAAAAGCCAGGGAAGACTTTCCAGAACCAGAAAGCCCAGTAATGACTGTCATTTTATTTCGAGGAATAGCAACATCGATGTTTTTTAAGTTATGAACACGAGCTCCTTTAATCAAAATATGACTGTGATGCGATTTATTTTTAAATGAATTTGATGCCATTTCGAACAATTTTCATCAAAAATAACATCTTTAACATTTCTATAACTTCAAACCTTAAAGAATCTTTGTCTATACAGCTATAAAAATATAGATTGCGTCGAATTTAAATACAATTATTATGGAAACTATTACAAATGCACTATCTGGTTTTTTAGGTGGAGCTATGGAAGGAATCGGTCAATGGGCTCCTAAATTATTAGGTGCTTTAATTGCTTTAATCATTGGACTTTGGATCATCAGGATGGTCATGAAAGGAGTTTCAAAATTATTTGAGACCAAACACATTGACGAGACCCTTAGGCCTTTCTTATTAACATTATTGGCTTTCTCTATGAAAGCAATGTTATTTATTTCAATTGCAGGTGTTGTTGGAATACCAATTGCAGCTTTTTCAGCATTAATTGCTGCGGCTGGTTTAGCTATTGGTATGGCATTACAAGGCTCTTTAGGACATTTAGCTTCTGGCGTAATGTTATTAATCTTTAAACCTTTTAAAGTTGGCGATTTAATTGAAGTTGATGGAGAACTTGGTTTTGTTCAGGAAATCTCAGTTTTTGTAACAATCATCAACACTTTCCAAAATAAAACTGCCATTATTCCTAATGGAACAATTACTGCATCAAAAATTGTCAATTATTCTAAAATTGGAAACATTAGAGCTGACATTCCCTTTGCTATTCGCTACGACGCTGACCAAGACAAGGCTCAGGAAATTGTCATGAATATTTTAAAGAATTCGGACAAAGTATTGCAAACACCAGCTCCATCTGTTTATATAACAGAATTAGGTGATAGCGCTGTACACTTTGTTGCGTTACCATACTGTACAGTAGAAGACTACTGGGATGTATTTTGGGGGTTAAGAGGAGAAATCAAAAAACAATTAGGAGAGAATGGCTTTAAAGCTCCATTCCAACAACGTGTAATTACACAAGCTTAATAGCAGATATAAAAAAAGTGTAGTTAAAAAGTAAGAGATTTATCATTTTCTTATTTAAAGCTTCTAATTATATTTGCGTCGAATTAAAACAAACTTAAGTATAAACTTATATTATTAAATAATAATTAATTAAAATGAAAAGAATAGTCAAAAGTACTTTGTTAATCGCTGGAGCGGCTTTAGTTTTTGGAAGTTGTGCAACATTAGCTAAACAACACCGCAAAGGGCAATCTGTAACTTTAGATCCTGAGCAAAAAGGAGCATTAGTTTTTGTAAATGGTGAATACAAAGGAAAATCTCCTGTAGTTTTAGAGGTAAAGCCAAAAGAGAAGTATGAAGTAACTTATTTAAAGAAAACTTACCTTTCTAAGACATTTAATGTTGAAAGTAAAGTTCTAAAAAAATGGGTAGTAAGAGATTTATTCTTAGGAGCAGGAATTGGTGCACCTATAACTTTCTTTGTAGATCATGTAACTGGAGCTTGGAAAGGTGTTGACGACAGAACGATTCCAAAATCGTTAACGCACTGGAGTAAAGTAGAAAACCCAGCTGATTACTTAAACCAACTGTTCCAAATTGAAGATTTATATTTTGAAACAGGAAGCGCAAAAATTAAAACAGCTTCTTATACGAACTTAGATAAGTTAGCTGGTATTCTAAATACTTACAAAGAAATCAAGTTAGGAATTCACGGACATACTGATAAAACAGGAAGTGCTGACCTAAACCAAAAACTATCGAACGATAGAGCAAACTCTGTAAAAGAATACTTAATTAGTAAAGGTGTAGCTACAGAGCGTTTAGCTCCAGAAGGACACGGACCTAGCTTACCAGTAATTAATGAAGATAATGAAGAAGCATACAAATACAACAGAAGAGTTGAATTTGAATACAAACTTTAATTGATCAAAAACCTTAATTAAAAAACTCGTTATCTAGCTTGGTAACGAGTTTTTTTGTTTTTATCCTTTTCCTTATAGCTCCTTAATATTATTGTTAACTTTGTAGTATACGCCCCAAATTATACTAAATCATGAATAAAACAATCATTTATGCAACGATAACTATTGGAACACTTTACACCAGTTGTGCTTCGATGGCTAAAAAAGAGTTAACCCAAAAAGTAGACTTTAACTTACAACAAGATAGTTGCCACGTTTTGGTTGATGGAAAATACATTGGTAAATCTCCAATATCTTACGACTTAGATATAACAAAAGAGCACGCAGTAACTTATGCCAAGCTTTCTTATTTACCACGAACATTTAAAATAGAAAGTAAGCGAAACAACAAATGGGTGGTTAAAGATCTTTTTGCTGGTGCTTTGATTTTTTCTCCGCTAACACTTTCGAAAGACAGTAAAACAAAAGCTTGGAATGAATTAGATACGAGTAATATGCCTACTGAATTGGTTCATTGGGAAGAAGCTTTGCCTCCAACAGATTACCTCAACACGTTATTTCAAATAGAAGATTTATACTTTGAAACAGCGAGTTATAGAATTTCAAGCAAGCACTATAAAAACATTGATAAACTAATTTCCATTTTTAAAAAATATCCTGATGTAAAAGTTGTCATTCATGGCCACAGTGATAAAAAGGGAAATGAAGCCAACAACAACTCATTATCCGTCAAAAGAGCTGAAGCTGTTAAAAAGCACCTCATTAATCAAGGGATTCAATCAGAACGTATTATTACAGTTGGACATGGATCTTCACAGCCTGTATATAATGATACAGATCAAAGTTTATTTTATCAAAATAGAAGAGTTGAATTTGAGTATGTACTTTAATAAAAAAGCCTAAAACAAATTTGTTTTAGGCTTTTTAAATACTATTTAATTTCTTTTTAGAATAAACCGTGTAACTCAGCATCAATCGCTTGAATAATGTTTCCTAAATCCTCTGGGTTATCTCTAAAGTTGTTTTCTTCAACATCTATAATCAATAACTTACCTTTATCATAAGTTGAAATCCAAGCCTCATAACGTTCATTTAAACGTTTCAAATAATCGATACGAATACTTTCTTCATAATCTCTCCCTCTACTTTGGATATTTTGAACCAACTTAGGCACTCCAGCTCTTAAATAAATTAATAAATCTGGTGCAGATATAAATGACTCTAACAAGTTAAATAATGAGAAATAATTCTCAAAATCTCTCGTAGTCATCAATCCCATCGCATGTAAGTTAGGAGCAAAAATAAAAGCATCCTCATAAATGGTTCTATCCTGTATAATTGTTTCAGAACTTTGCTTAATATCTTGAATTTGAGTAAATCGACTATTTAAGTAATATACTTGCAGGTTAAAAGACCAACGTTGCATTTCATCATAAAAATCCAATAAATAAGGATTCTCCTCAACATCTTCAAAGTGAGGTTTCCAATTATAATGTTTTGCCAAAAGATTGGTTAATGTTGTCTTTCCAGCTCCTATATTTCCAGCAATAGCAATATGCATGTTGATATTCTTTTTATAAGTTAATTTCCTAATTAGCTAACGTAAAGCGTACTTTTTATCGCTTCAATTAACTTTTTAATATTTGGTAATGCTTCATCAATTAAAGGTTGAGCAAAAGCAAATGGAGTATCTGTTTGTGTAACTCTATGTACAGGCGCATCTAAATAATCGAAAGCATAACGTTGGATATGGTATGCTAATTCACTTGACATTGAAGCAATTGGCCAGCTTTCTTCCAACACTACACAACGGTTTGTTTTCTTAACAGACTCTATGATTGTTGGATAATCAATTGGGCGAATAGTTCTCAAATCTATAATTTCGCACTCAATACCGTCTTTAGCTAATACCTCCGCAGCTTCGTAAGCAACTTTGATAACCTTACCAAAAGAGACGATAGTAACATCTGAACCTTTACGTTTTACCGCAGCTTTTCCGATAGGAATAAGGTATTCATTCTCTGGAACCTCTCCTTTATCTCCATACATTTTTTCTGACTCCATGATTAATACAGGATCATTATCTCTAATGGCAGATTTCATTAACCCTTTAGCATCATAAGGATTGGATGGAGTTACCACTTTTAGTCCTGGTACATGCGCATAAAATGATTCAAAACTTTGTGAATGCGTTGCTGCTAATTGTCCAGCAGTACCATTACCTCCTCTGAAGACGATAGGACAGCTATATTGTCCTCCGCTCATTTGCAACATTTTCGCTGCACTGTTAATAATTTGATCTGCTGCAAGAATAGCAAAGTTCCATGTCATGAACTCAACAATTGGCCTTAACCCATTCATAGAAGCTCCAACAGCAATACCAGCAAAACCAAGCTCAGCAATAGGAGTATCTATAACTCTTTTAGGACCAAATTCATCTAACATTCCCTGGGAAACTTTATAAGCACCATTGTATTCTGCTACTTCCTCTCCCATTAAAAAGACATTTTCGTCTCTTCTCATTTCTTCGCTCATCCCTTCTCTTAGGGCTTCTCTGAATTGAATTTCTTTCATGTAATTGTTGCGTTTTAGGTTAACAAAAATAGTCTTTCTGTTTGAAATAAAAAACTTCCAATGATGAAAAGTAAATATTTAAATAAAGTATGCGTGCATAACATTTTTTTTTATTACTTTTGAGAGAATTAAAAAACTAAACGATCACATTGATCAATATATATTAACATTAATCAAGTAAAATTATGAAATTATTAGTTTGTATCAGTAAAGCACCAGATACTACATCTAAGATTGCATTTACTGATGGAGACACCAAGTTTGATGAAAACGGTGTTCAATACATTGTAAATCCTTATGATGAGTGGTATGCATTAGTTAGAGCTTTAGAATTAGTTGAAGCTAACGGAGGTACAGTAACAACCATCACTGTAGGTACAGCAGCTGATGATCCAACAATAAGAAAAGCATTAGCAATTGGAGCAAATGATGCAGTAAGAATTGATGCAGAACCAACAGATTCTTACTTTGTTGCAAAACAAATTGCTGATTATGCAAAAGACAATGGGTTTGACATTGTTTTAACAGGAAAAGAAACTATTAACTACAATGGAGCTCAATTAGGAGGAATGATTGCTGAGTTTTTAAATCAGCCTTACGTTTCTTTAGCTGAAAAATTAGATGTTGCTGGGAATGTTGCTACTTTAGAAAGAGATGTTGCTGGAGGATCAGAAGTTATTGAAGTGAACACTCCATTTGTATTGAGTGCTGCTAAAGGTATGGCTGAACAAAGAATTCCTAACATGAGAGGAATTATGGCAGCTAGAACTAAGCCTTTAAATGTCGTTGCTCCATCAGGTTCTGAAGCACTTACAGAAGTTGTTTCATACGAACTACCACCAGCTAAATCAGCTTGTAAGTATATCGATGCAGACAACATGGACGAATTAGTAGATTTATTACATAACGAAGCAAAAGTTTTATAAGATATGTCAGTAATAGTATTTGTAGAATCAAAAAATGGAAACGTTTCTAAAGCAGGTTTAGAAGCTGTTTCTTATGGAAGTAAAATTGGAGATGTTACTGCTGTAACTTATGGAGATGTTGATGCTTCTGTATTAGGAGAATATGGTGCTAAAAAAGTTTTAGTACATAAAGGATTGAGCGTTGCAAACGACCAACAAGCCACAAAATTAGTTGCTGCAGCTGTAGCCGAAACTGGAGCTGAAGTGGTAATCTTCTCTCAAGATCAAACAGGAAAAGCTATTGCACCAAGAGTTGCTGCTGCATTAAATGCAGGACATGCTTCTGGAGCTATAGATTACCCTAAAACTGACGCAGGTTTTGTTGTAAAAACAAATGTATTTTCAGGAAAAGCATTTGCTAACGTAAAAATCAACTCAGATAAAAAAGTTGTTTCTTTATTACCCAACTCTTTTTCACCAGAAAAAGTTGGAGGAAGTGCTGAAATTTCTGAAGTTTCATACGATTTAGGAACTGCAGGAATCACAGTAAAAGAATTAAAATCTCAAGGAGAAGGTGTTCCATTACCAGAAGCTGAATTAGTTGTTTCTGCTGGTAGAGGATTAAAAGGACCTGAAAACTGGGGAATGGTTGAAGATTTAGCTGAAACCTTAGGAGCAACAACTGCTTGTTCTAGACCAGTTGCTGATATTGGTTGGAGACCTCACCACGAACATGTTGGGCAAACAGGTTTGGCAATTCGTCCTAACTTATATATTGCTGCTGGTATTTCTGGTGCTATTCAGCACTTAGCAGGTGTAAATGGTAGTAAAACTATTGTGGTAATTAACACTGATAGTGAAGCTCCTTTCTTTAAAGCTGCTGACTATGGAATTGTTGGAGATGCTTTTGAGGTATTACCAAAGTTAAATGAAGCGATCAAAAAGTTTAAAGCTGCTCAATAAAATTTTGTAGTTATAAATTCATTAAAACGTCCTATTAAATTCTAATAGGGCGTTTTTTTATTCGCTAAATTGTTATTAACTAACAGTCAATTTTTAAAACAAAATGAAAAGAAAGGCATACAGCCAACAAAATATTATTATTTTCGTATCTAGAGATAACTTGAGTGGATTAAACTCGAATCCCTATTTATGGAAAAAGTAAAATTAAATATCGTTGGGCTATCTTATAGTCAAACACAATCTGGAGCTTATGCGCTCGTTTTAGGTGAGGAAAAAGGAAAAAGGAGATTACCCATTATTATCGGAGGGTTTGAAGCTCAAGCCATAGCTATTGAGCTAGAAAAAATGGCTCCAAGTCGTCCGTTAACACACGATTTATTTAAAAATTTTGCAGAACAATTTGATATTCATATCAATGAGATTATTATTTATAATTTAGTTGAAGGCATTTTCTTTGCAAAACTCATTTGTGAACAAAATGGAAAAGAAATAGAGTTAGACTCTAGAACTTCAGATGCCATTGCTCTAGCTGTTCGTTTTAACTCCCCTATTTACACTTATGAATTTGTATTAAAAACAGCTGGTATTGTTCTAGAAGATGACAATTATTCTGATGACTCTGAAAATGAAGAACTTGTTTTAGAAGAGGAAAGTCCTAACGAGACTATAGAGACATTATCTACTGAAGAGTTAAACACCCAACTAAACGATGCTATTGAACAAGAAGATTACGAAACAGCATCTAGAATTAGAGACGAAATAAATAAGAGAGAGAACAAATAATCCTTTCTAATCTCACTAATATTTTTAAGAACATTATGAAGTACCTATATCAATCATTACTTGTTTTAATCTTTTTAATTATTAGTGTCCCCCTCTCTTTTAGTCAAAGTCTAAAAGAGCGTATTGTTGCTGAGTGGAAATTAGCCGAGACCGTCTATACAGATGCTACACACACTCCTTTTGATACCAACAGCTATTTTTTAAAAATAAATGCTAATGGTAGTTACGCTTTTAATTTAGGAGAAGATCCTACAGACACTACCAAAGGAACTTGGGAATTAACCAATGAGACATTAACACTATACCCACTTGCTGATAACTTTTCAATTAAGGTGGATTCAGCCTTTATCGAACTAGATTCTTCGAATAGAGAAATCAAATTTTACGCAGATGGCAATCACTTTATGTCTAATAAAAATGGGCAATTAGAACAAAAAGTTGCGCTATTAAATTTCGAGATCACCGAAAGTAGCGAAGGACAATTACATCTAAAATCTGGTGAAGAGACTTCTGTATTCCATATAAAAAAATCAAAACCTCAAGCTGAACCAAGTTTTACTTTCTCTTCTATTATCAGGGGATTAATTGGGATGTTCTTTTTGGTGCTTATAGCTTGGTTATTTAGTACCAACAGAGGGGCTATTGACTGGAGATTAGTCGGAACTGGACTTTTATTTCAATTAATCATAGCTGTACTTGTTCTAAAAGTTGGTTGGATAGAATACGGTTTTGAAAGAGTTAGTAAAGGCTTTGTTGGTTTAATTGAATATACCAATTATGGCGTTGACTTTTTATTTGGTCAATTTGGCATAGGAAAGATACAGTCTCCGCTTTTAAACTTTGCTTTTAAAATCTTACCAACTATTATCTTTTTCTCAGCATTAATGAGCTTATTATATTACTGGGGAATATTACAAAAAATCGTTTACGTATTTGCTTGGGTCATGAAAAAAATCATGCGCCTTTCAGGTGCAGAAAGTTTAGCTGCAGCAGGTAATGTATTTTTAGGACAAACAGAGTCTCCATTATTAGTCAAACCTTATTTAGGTAAGATGACCAAATCTGAAATTATGTGTTTAATGACCGGAGGAATGGCAACCATTGCTGGAGGGGTACTTGCTTCTTATATTGGTTTTCTTGGAGGGGACGATCCTGAACAACGTGTCTTTTTTGCCAAACACTTATTAACGGCATCCATAATTTCCGCTCCAGCAGCTATTGTAGCCGCCAAAATTTTAGTTCCTGAAACAGAACAAATTAATACAGACCTTTCTATTTCTAAAGATAAAATTGGTACCAATGCATTAGAAGCTATTTCAAATGGTACTTCTGATGGCTTAAAACTAGCAGTCAATGTTGGTGCGATGTTGTTAGTTTTTATTTCCTTAATGGCGCTAGGTAATGGAATTTTAGGATGGATTGGTGGATTTGGAGGAATCAATGATTGGATTGCTGCCAACACACAATATTCAGTACTTTCTTTTGAATTAATTTTAGGATATATAGGAAGACCTATTGTTTGGGTTATGGGAATTGATTGGTCTGAATCTATTTATGTTGGAGAACTATTAGGAACAAAGACAGTTGTTAACGAGTTTGTTGGGTATATCAAACTTGGAGAAATGAAAAACGCTGGTGTATTATCTGAAAAATCAGTAATCATGAGTACTTATATGTTATGTGGCTTTGCCAATTTTGCTTCTATTGGAATTCAAATTGGAGGTATTGGAGCATTGATTCCTAGTAAAAAAGGATTATTATCTCAACTGGGAATGCGTTCTTTGGTTGGCGGAACTGTTGCATGTTTATTAACGGCAGTTGTTGTAGGAATGATGTACTAAACCTAACATTATGAGTCCACAAAGTTTTGATTATTCCGATCTTTTTAAGCTCCAAAAACAGCATTTTCAATCTGTTTTACAACAGGAACGTTTATACGCTAGAAAAGAACGGTTACTGAAAATTAAAAAGTGGATCAAAAAACACCCAGACTTAATTAAAAAAGCGCTTTATAAAGACTTTAAAAAGTCGCCTCAAGAAGTCGCTATATCTGAAATTAAACCTGTAATTGGAGAAATTAATACTGCCTTAAAAAAACTTCGTGATTGGCATCAACCTCAACGCGTAGGAACTCCACTAACGTTAATTGGAACTCGAGCAAAAATTGTTAAAGAACCTAAAGGAGTAACGCTAGTCATCGCGCCATGGAACTTTCCTTTTATGTTGGCCATTGGACCAGTTATCTCAGCAATTGCTGCTGGTAATACTATTGTGCTGAAACCATCAGAAATGACACCTCATACTGAAAAGTTGATCCAGCAAATGATCGAGGCTATTTTTGATAAAAAAGAGGTTGCTGTTATTACTGGAGGAATAGAAGAAACCCAAGCATTATTAGAATTACCTTGGAACCATATTTTCTTTACAGGAAGTCCACAAGTTGGAAAAATCATCATGCAAAAAGCTGCTAAACACCTCACTTCTGTGACATTAGAACTAGGAGGAAGAAATGCAGCAATTATTACCAAAAACACCAACTTAAGAGCTACTGCAAAAAAGCTAGCTTGGGGAAAGTTCTTTAACAATGGACAGTCCTGTGTCTCTCCAAATTATCTATTAATTGATGCAGAAGTAAAAGAAGCTTTTATCAATGAACTTAAGTATGAATTTGTAGAAATGTATGGAAACTACCCCAAAGAAATAAAGGCTAATCCCGCTATAGCAAGAGTAGTTAACCACAAACATTTCCAAAGAATATGTAAGCTTGTAGATCACACACTCTCAGCTGATGGCAGTATTGTTTTTGGAAATCACAGAGATGCAGAGGAAAACTACCTTTCCCCTACTATTTTAACCATCAAATCTACTGATTCTCCCATTTTTCAGGAAGAAATATTTGGACCTGTTTTGCCTATTTTAGAATACAGAAACTTGGATGAAGCTCTAAAAATAATCAATGCAGTAGAACCTGCTTTAGCACTTTATATTTTCTCTAATTCAAAGCGTACACAACAAAAAATTATAAGAAATACTTCCGCAGGAACAACAGTAATTAACGATACCACAATTCAATTTGCTCACCCAAATTTACCTTTTGGAGGTATTGGAATGTCTGGAATGGGAAAAGCTCACGGCTATTTTGGTTTTCTAGAGTTTACCAATCAACGAGCTGTCTTAAAACAAAGAAAGAAATTGACTACCTCACAATTAATCTACCCAAAATATAATGCAATTAAAAACCTAATTATCAAGTATATTACTTGGTATGAGTAAACAACAATTATGAAATATTTTGTACTACTATTACTTACGACAGCAACCTTTGTAGTTGCTTTTTCTCAAAATATTGGAATCAACCAAGCCAACCCTACCAATTCGCTTCATGTTTCTCCTGTTAACCTTGGAGATAATCCCTTGCGTATTGATGGCGTACAAGCCTATGCTGTTGGAGACACTTCGCTTTTAATGATTAATACAACTACAGGTATTGTTAAATACATTAACCCTGCTGATTTTGTTTCTATTATTAGTGGTGGTGCTGGCTTAGGAACAGACAATCAAAACATTGACAGTTTAACATTGAATGGACTTACATTAACTACTTTTATTGAAAATGGAAATCCTGCCAATGTTGATTTAACTCCACTAACTGATAGTGCTGTTAATAATATCATCAATAATGCTGACACCTTATTTTCAAGCAGTTCTTTTATTGATAGTGTAACAACATTACTATATAATAATGCTGATACTTTATTAAGCAACACGACCTTCATCAACAATTTAAGAGATTCCATTGATACAGATGTTGATAGTGTGACACTTACAGGTACTACCCTAACCATCTACGAAAATGGTAATGGTGTATTTGTTGATTTAAGTTCGTTGAGTGATGCTGATGCCGATCCTCAAAATGAAATTCAGGATTTAAACTTAACAGGAAATAACTTAACCATTACCAACAACTCCACTCCCACTGCAATAGATTTAAGTCCGTATTTAGACAATACTGATGCGCAAACGCTTTCTTTATCTGGAAATACGTTAAC contains these protein-coding regions:
- a CDS encoding electron transfer flavoprotein subunit alpha/FixB family protein: MSVIVFVESKNGNVSKAGLEAVSYGSKIGDVTAVTYGDVDASVLGEYGAKKVLVHKGLSVANDQQATKLVAAAVAETGAEVVIFSQDQTGKAIAPRVAAALNAGHASGAIDYPKTDAGFVVKTNVFSGKAFANVKINSDKKVVSLLPNSFSPEKVGGSAEISEVSYDLGTAGITVKELKSQGEGVPLPEAELVVSAGRGLKGPENWGMVEDLAETLGATTACSRPVADIGWRPHHEHVGQTGLAIRPNLYIAAGISGAIQHLAGVNGSKTIVVINTDSEAPFFKAADYGIVGDAFEVLPKLNEAIKKFKAAQ
- a CDS encoding DUF151 domain-containing protein, giving the protein MEKVKLNIVGLSYSQTQSGAYALVLGEEKGKRRLPIIIGGFEAQAIAIELEKMAPSRPLTHDLFKNFAEQFDIHINEIIIYNLVEGIFFAKLICEQNGKEIELDSRTSDAIALAVRFNSPIYTYEFVLKTAGIVLEDDNYSDDSENEELVLEEESPNETIETLSTEELNTQLNDAIEQEDYETASRIRDEINKRENK
- a CDS encoding Na+ dependent nucleoside transporter; amino-acid sequence: MKYLYQSLLVLIFLIISVPLSFSQSLKERIVAEWKLAETVYTDATHTPFDTNSYFLKINANGSYAFNLGEDPTDTTKGTWELTNETLTLYPLADNFSIKVDSAFIELDSSNREIKFYADGNHFMSNKNGQLEQKVALLNFEITESSEGQLHLKSGEETSVFHIKKSKPQAEPSFTFSSIIRGLIGMFFLVLIAWLFSTNRGAIDWRLVGTGLLFQLIIAVLVLKVGWIEYGFERVSKGFVGLIEYTNYGVDFLFGQFGIGKIQSPLLNFAFKILPTIIFFSALMSLLYYWGILQKIVYVFAWVMKKIMRLSGAESLAAAGNVFLGQTESPLLVKPYLGKMTKSEIMCLMTGGMATIAGGVLASYIGFLGGDDPEQRVFFAKHLLTASIISAPAAIVAAKILVPETEQINTDLSISKDKIGTNALEAISNGTSDGLKLAVNVGAMLLVFISLMALGNGILGWIGGFGGINDWIAANTQYSVLSFELILGYIGRPIVWVMGIDWSESIYVGELLGTKTVVNEFVGYIKLGEMKNAGVLSEKSVIMSTYMLCGFANFASIGIQIGGIGALIPSKKGLLSQLGMRSLVGGTVACLLTAVVVGMMY
- a CDS encoding aldehyde dehydrogenase family protein; this translates as MSPQSFDYSDLFKLQKQHFQSVLQQERLYARKERLLKIKKWIKKHPDLIKKALYKDFKKSPQEVAISEIKPVIGEINTALKKLRDWHQPQRVGTPLTLIGTRAKIVKEPKGVTLVIAPWNFPFMLAIGPVISAIAAGNTIVLKPSEMTPHTEKLIQQMIEAIFDKKEVAVITGGIEETQALLELPWNHIFFTGSPQVGKIIMQKAAKHLTSVTLELGGRNAAIITKNTNLRATAKKLAWGKFFNNGQSCVSPNYLLIDAEVKEAFINELKYEFVEMYGNYPKEIKANPAIARVVNHKHFQRICKLVDHTLSADGSIVFGNHRDAEENYLSPTILTIKSTDSPIFQEEIFGPVLPILEYRNLDEALKIINAVEPALALYIFSNSKRTQQKIIRNTSAGTTVINDTTIQFAHPNLPFGGIGMSGMGKAHGYFGFLEFTNQRAVLKQRKKLTTSQLIYPKYNAIKNLIIKYITWYE